One genomic segment of Odocoileus virginianus isolate 20LAN1187 ecotype Illinois chromosome 17, Ovbor_1.2, whole genome shotgun sequence includes these proteins:
- the LHX1 gene encoding LIM/homeobox protein Lhx1 — MVHCAGCKRPILDRFLLNVLDRAWHVKCVQCCECKCNLTEKCFSREGKLYCKNDFFRCFGTKCAGCAQGISPSDLVRRARSKVFHLNCFTCMMCNKQLSTGEELYIIDENKFVCKEDYLSNSSVAKENSLHSATTGSDPSLSPDSQDPSQDDAKDSESANVSDKEGGSNENDDQNLGAKRRGPRTTIKAKQLETLKAAFAATPKPTRHIREQLAQETGLNMRVIQVWFQNRRSKERRMKQLSALGARRHAFFRSPRRMRPLVDRLEPGELLPNGPFSFYGDYQSDYYGPGGNYDFFPQGPPSSQAQTPVDLPFVPSSGPSGTPLGGLEHPLPGHHPSSEAQRFTDILAHPPGDSPSPEPSLPGPLHSMSAEVFGPSPPFSSLSVNGGASYGNHLSHPPEMNEAAVW, encoded by the exons ATGGTGCACTGTGCCGGCTGCAAAAGGCCCATCCTGGACCGCTTCCTCTTGAACGTGCTGGACAGGGCCTGGCACGTCAAGTGCGTCCAGTGCTGTGAATGTAAATGCAACCTGACCGAGAAGTGCTTCTCCCGGGAAGGCAAGCTCTACTGCAAAAACGACTTCTTCCG gTGTTTCGGTACCAAGTGCGCTGGCTGCGCGCAGGGCATCTCCCCAAGCGACCTGGTGCGAAGAGCGCGGAGCAAAGTGTTCCACCTGAACTGCTTCACCTGCATGATGTGTAACAAGCAGCTATCCACCGGCGAGGAGCTCTACATCATCGATGAGAACAAGTTTGTCTGCAAAGAGGATTACCTAAGCAACAGCAGTGTCGCCAAAGAGAACAGCCTCCACTCGG ccacCACGGGCAGTGACCCCAGTTTGTCCCCGGACTCCCAAGACCCGTCGCAGGACGACGCCAAGGACTCGGAGAGCGCCAACGTGTCGGACAAGGAAGGGGGCAGCAATGAGAACGACGACCAGAACCTGGGGGCCAAGCGGAGAGGGCCTCGCACCACCATCAAGGCCAAGCAGCTGGAGACGCTGAAGGCCGCCTTCGCCGCCACACCCAAGCCCACGCGCCACATCCGCGAGCAGCTGGCTCAGGAGACCGGCCTCAACATGCGTGTCATCCAG GTCTGGTTCCAGAACCGACGCTCCAAGGAACGGAGGATGAAGCAGCTGAGCGCGCTGGGCGCCCGGCGCCACGCCTTCTTCCGCAGTCCGCGCCGGATGCGGCCGCTCGTGGACCGTTTGGAGCCGGGCGAGCTCCTTCCCAACGGGCCCTTCTCCTTCTACGGAG ATTACCAGAGCGACTACTACGGGCCCGGAGGCAACTACGACTTCTTTCCGCAAGGCCCCCCGTCCTCGCAGGCTCAGACGCCGGTGGACCTGCCCTTTGTACCGTCGTCCGGGCCTTCCGGGACACCCCTGGGTGGCCTGGAGCACCCGCTGCCCGGCCACCACCCGTCGAGTGAGGCGCAGCGGTTCACCGACATCCTGGCGCATCCTCCCGGGGACTCGCCCAGCCCCGAGCCCAGCCTGCCCGGTCCTCTCCACTCCATGTCGGCCGAGGTCTTCGGGCCCAGCCCACCCTTCTCGTCGCTGTCGGTCAACGGCGGGGCGAGCTATGGGAACCACCTGTCTCACCCCCCAGAAATGAACGAGGCGGCCGTGTGGTAG